In Kitasatospora sp. NBC_00240, the following are encoded in one genomic region:
- a CDS encoding dihydrofolate reductase family protein, which translates to MAQLLRVQNFIVSSDGIAAGEDQSFERPFGYDHPEKLFAWAGATASWPNRTEPGGSRGLDDYFTRDFARNIGAEIMGRNKFGFQRGPWQDHEWRGWWGDEPPFRTPVFVMTHHWRPSFTLSDTTFHFVDGDPATVLERAREAAEGKDVRLGGGVTTVREFLDADLVDTMHVAVSPVKLGSGLHLWQSPDELLDRFHLEVVPSPSGVTHHLFWRK; encoded by the coding sequence GTGGCTCAACTGTTGAGGGTCCAGAACTTCATCGTCTCGAGTGACGGCATCGCTGCCGGTGAGGACCAGAGCTTCGAGCGGCCGTTCGGCTACGACCATCCCGAGAAGCTCTTCGCCTGGGCCGGCGCGACGGCGAGCTGGCCCAATCGCACGGAGCCCGGGGGGAGCCGGGGTCTCGACGACTACTTCACCCGCGACTTCGCCCGCAACATCGGTGCCGAGATCATGGGCCGCAACAAGTTCGGGTTCCAGCGCGGGCCCTGGCAGGACCACGAGTGGCGCGGCTGGTGGGGCGACGAGCCGCCGTTCCGCACCCCGGTGTTCGTGATGACCCACCACTGGCGTCCCTCCTTCACCCTCTCCGACACCACCTTCCACTTCGTCGACGGGGACCCTGCCACGGTTCTCGAACGGGCGCGCGAGGCCGCGGAGGGCAAGGACGTCCGGCTCGGCGGCGGAGTGACCACCGTCCGGGAGTTCCTCGACGCGGACCTCGTCGACACCATGCACGTGGCGGTCTCGCCGGTGAAGCTCGGGTCCGGACTGCACCTCTGGCAGTCCCCCGACGAGCTGCTCGACCGCTTCCACCTGGAGGTCGTGCCCAGCCCGAGC
- a CDS encoding MFS transporter: MSEPGRTVPPNLWRDRDFRRLWAGQTASQLGEHSTLIVLPLFAVLTLGAGAGELGVLRAVGQAPVLLLALLAGAWVDRWRTRTVMVLADAGRALVLGAAAAAGLLGRLGLPALLLAAFAAGALSVFFDVAYQASLVRLVTRDQLLQGNSALEGSRSAAQVGGPALGGALVTLLSAPVAAACGASFFALSVLSVRRIRRTEAVPGHSGRPPRVRRRIHQCLRFVAGDIPLRTVCLASAAFQFSFAAMMTVYLLFLPRELHLSGTAVGLALAATGPGALLGSVLAARLPGRFGHGTVLVSAAALGDGVFLCVPALHSSSVATVALLLAVNFVFGAAGQVVNVAVMAVRQAATPDGMQGRAAATITFVGMGTAPLGSLLGALLAQGWGLRTSLLVTAAGMLLSPLVMALSPLARLGRALPGPR, encoded by the coding sequence GTGTCCGAACCCGGTCGAACCGTCCCGCCGAACCTGTGGCGGGACCGCGACTTCCGCCGGCTCTGGGCGGGCCAGACGGCCTCCCAGCTCGGCGAACACAGCACGCTGATCGTTCTTCCGCTCTTCGCCGTCCTGACGCTCGGCGCCGGCGCCGGCGAGTTGGGTGTTCTCCGCGCGGTCGGGCAGGCGCCGGTCCTGTTGCTCGCGCTCCTCGCCGGCGCCTGGGTGGACAGGTGGCGGACCCGCACGGTCATGGTGCTGGCGGACGCCGGCCGGGCCCTGGTCCTGGGCGCCGCGGCGGCAGCCGGTCTCCTCGGCCGGCTCGGCCTGCCCGCGCTGCTCCTGGCCGCCTTCGCCGCCGGGGCCCTGTCCGTGTTCTTCGACGTGGCCTACCAGGCCTCGCTCGTGCGGCTGGTGACCCGCGATCAGCTGCTGCAGGGCAACAGCGCGCTGGAAGGCAGCCGTTCCGCGGCCCAGGTCGGCGGTCCCGCCCTCGGCGGCGCGCTGGTGACACTGCTGTCGGCGCCGGTCGCCGCCGCCTGCGGCGCGTCGTTCTTCGCGCTGTCGGTCCTGTCGGTCCGCCGGATCCGCCGGACCGAAGCGGTCCCGGGACACTCCGGGCGTCCCCCTCGGGTCCGGCGGCGGATCCACCAGTGCCTCCGGTTCGTCGCCGGCGACATCCCGCTGCGGACGGTGTGCCTCGCCTCGGCCGCCTTCCAGTTCTCCTTCGCGGCCATGATGACCGTCTATCTGCTCTTCCTGCCGCGGGAACTGCACCTGTCGGGCACCGCCGTCGGCCTGGCGCTGGCGGCGACCGGACCGGGCGCGCTCCTGGGCTCGGTGCTGGCCGCCCGGCTGCCGGGCCGGTTCGGCCACGGCACCGTGCTGGTGTCCGCGGCGGCCCTCGGCGACGGCGTGTTCCTGTGCGTGCCCGCGCTGCACAGCTCCTCCGTCGCCACGGTCGCCCTGCTCCTGGCGGTCAACTTCGTGTTCGGGGCCGCCGGACAGGTGGTGAACGTCGCGGTCATGGCGGTGCGGCAGGCCGCGACCCCGGACGGGATGCAGGGCCGCGCGGCCGCGACGATCACCTTCGTCGGCATGGGGACGGCCCCGCTCGGCTCCCTGCTCGGCGCGCTTCTCGCGCAGGGGTGGGGGCTGCGCACCAGCCTCCTGGTGACGGCCGCGGGCATGCTGCTGTCCCCGCTGGTGATGGCGCTGTCCCCGCTCGCCCGTCTGGGCCGGGCCCTGCCGGGGCCACGGTGA
- a CDS encoding SigE family RNA polymerase sigma factor, with translation MTGQARVDAFDRFVAARWPALLHLARLLTGGDRHRAEDLLQEALVKLWFAWPRVAEQAPEAYVRKVLARAAARSARRRWWGEQPIGRLPDPPGAADEAAAVDERTRLEAVLALLPARQRAAVVLRYYQDLPEGQVAEVLGCPVGTARSLTARGVARLRQLLAEAVSPVE, from the coding sequence GTGACGGGGCAGGCGCGGGTCGACGCGTTCGACCGCTTCGTGGCGGCTCGCTGGCCGGCGCTGCTCCACCTGGCGCGGCTGCTCACCGGCGGGGACCGGCACCGGGCGGAGGACCTGCTGCAGGAGGCGCTCGTCAAGCTCTGGTTCGCCTGGCCGAGGGTGGCCGAGCAGGCGCCCGAGGCGTACGTACGGAAGGTCCTGGCCCGTGCGGCGGCCCGCTCGGCGCGGCGGCGCTGGTGGGGCGAGCAGCCCATCGGCCGGCTGCCCGACCCGCCCGGAGCGGCGGACGAGGCCGCGGCCGTGGACGAGCGGACCAGGTTGGAGGCCGTGCTGGCGTTGCTGCCGGCGCGGCAGCGGGCCGCGGTGGTGCTGCGCTACTACCAGGACCTGCCCGAGGGCCAGGTCGCGGAGGTGCTCGGGTGCCCGGTGGGTACCGCCCGGTCGCTGACGGCCCGTGGCGTCGCGCGGCTGCGGCAGTTGCTGGCGGAGGCGGTCAGCCCGGTCGAGTGA
- a CDS encoding cellulase, translated as MTRGAMDRFEQELVRMMREGQEGTPYEDRHRDRLHAGVRARKRVRTAWKAAGSVLTAAGLCVALLVVASSFSRGGPAGPRPLPLVSAGSVTMTSPGRPASTAEGAPAPYRLSTPRPATGPDRISATRPAPRPGAGGPVG; from the coding sequence GTGACCAGGGGAGCCATGGATCGCTTCGAGCAGGAGCTGGTACGGATGATGCGCGAGGGACAGGAGGGGACGCCGTACGAGGACCGCCACCGCGACCGCCTGCACGCCGGCGTGCGGGCCCGGAAGCGGGTCCGGACGGCGTGGAAGGCCGCCGGATCGGTACTGACCGCCGCCGGGCTCTGCGTCGCGCTGCTGGTCGTCGCGAGTTCCTTCTCCCGGGGCGGGCCGGCCGGCCCCCGGCCCCTTCCCCTGGTCTCCGCCGGGTCGGTGACCATGACGTCGCCGGGCCGCCCGGCCTCCACCGCCGAAGGGGCGCCGGCACCGTACCGCCTGTCGACGCCGAGGCCGGCGACGGGGCCGGACCGGATCTCGGCCACCCGGCCGGCGCCCCGGCCGGGCGCGGGCGGCCCCGTCGGGTGA
- a CDS encoding phospholipid carrier-dependent glycosyltransferase encodes MRRPPRPAPAALRRLARWSGWGGPLLVTLLAGLARFWRLDSPRAVVFDETYYAKDAWSLLRLGYEGSWPDRLVADPQILGRPQVIPLSDAGAFVAHPPAGKWVIALGEWMFGLGPFGWRFMTAALGTLSVLMLCRIGRRLFRSTLLGCLAGALMAVDGLHYVMSRTALLDLVVMVFALAAFGCLLIDRDRTRDRLAAALPVDGDGRGDGRGDGGGRAHLDGHTAARAGTGPRPWRLAAGLFLGLSASVKWNGLYFLAFFLVLTLLWDAGARRTAGAHHPYRAVLRKDLWSALSLVLVTALTYLATWTGWLRSDHGYGRHWADGRGGTWSWIPAPLRSLWHYEYDVYQFNVGLHTPHPYESNPWSWLVLGRPVLFHHTQAEPGTAGCPAATACSQTILALGTPLLWWSACCALVYLLFRWALRRDWRAGAVLCGVGAGYLPWFLYQDRTIFSFYAVAFVPYLSLAVTMMLGALPGPPGASDRRRVRGVLVAGVLVLLIGWNFVHFVPLYTGQSIPYADWRARLWLDSWF; translated from the coding sequence ATGCGGCGCCCGCCCCGGCCGGCCCCGGCGGCGCTGCGCCGCCTGGCGCGCTGGTCCGGCTGGGGCGGGCCGCTGCTGGTGACCCTCCTCGCCGGACTGGCCCGCTTCTGGCGGCTGGACAGCCCGCGGGCGGTCGTGTTCGACGAGACGTACTACGCCAAGGACGCCTGGTCCCTGCTGCGGCTCGGCTACGAGGGCAGCTGGCCGGACCGCCTGGTCGCCGACCCGCAGATCCTGGGCCGCCCCCAGGTGATCCCGCTCTCCGACGCCGGGGCCTTCGTCGCGCACCCACCGGCGGGCAAGTGGGTGATCGCCCTCGGCGAGTGGATGTTCGGCCTCGGCCCGTTCGGCTGGCGCTTCATGACGGCGGCCCTGGGCACGCTCTCGGTGCTGATGCTGTGCCGCATCGGCCGCCGCCTGTTCCGCTCCACCCTGCTGGGCTGCCTGGCCGGGGCACTGATGGCGGTGGACGGCCTGCACTACGTGATGAGCCGCACCGCGCTGCTCGACCTCGTCGTGATGGTCTTCGCCCTGGCGGCGTTCGGCTGCCTGCTGATCGACCGGGACCGTACCCGGGACCGGCTCGCCGCCGCCCTGCCGGTCGACGGGGACGGGCGCGGGGACGGGCGCGGGGACGGGGGCGGCCGGGCACACCTGGACGGGCACACCGCCGCCCGCGCCGGGACGGGCCCGCGCCCCTGGCGGCTCGCGGCCGGCCTCTTCCTCGGCCTGTCGGCCTCGGTCAAGTGGAACGGCCTGTACTTCCTCGCCTTCTTCCTCGTCCTCACCCTGCTGTGGGACGCCGGCGCCCGCCGCACCGCGGGAGCGCACCACCCCTACCGCGCGGTGCTGCGCAAGGACCTCTGGTCGGCACTGTCCCTCGTCCTGGTCACCGCCCTGACCTACCTGGCGACCTGGACCGGCTGGCTCCGCTCCGACCACGGGTACGGGCGGCACTGGGCGGACGGCCGCGGCGGCACCTGGTCCTGGATCCCGGCCCCGCTCCGCAGCCTGTGGCACTACGAGTACGACGTCTACCAGTTCAACGTGGGGCTGCACACGCCCCACCCGTACGAATCGAACCCCTGGAGCTGGCTGGTCCTCGGGCGCCCCGTCCTGTTCCACCACACCCAGGCGGAGCCCGGCACGGCCGGCTGCCCCGCGGCGACCGCCTGCTCGCAGACCATCCTCGCCCTGGGAACACCGCTCCTGTGGTGGTCGGCCTGCTGCGCGCTGGTGTACCTCCTCTTCCGGTGGGCGCTGCGACGCGACTGGCGCGCCGGCGCCGTCCTGTGCGGGGTGGGGGCCGGCTACCTGCCCTGGTTCCTGTACCAGGACCGCACGATCTTCTCCTTCTACGCGGTCGCCTTCGTGCCCTACCTGAGCCTGGCCGTGACGATGATGCTGGGAGCCCTGCCGGGGCCGCCGGGGGCGAGCGACCGGCGCCGTGTGCGGGGCGTGCTGGTGGCCGGGGTGCTCGTCCTGCTGATCGGCTGGAACTTCGTCCACTTCGTCCCGCTCTACACGGGGCAGAGCATCCCGTACGCCGACTGGCGCGCCAGGTTGTGGCTCGACAGCTGGTTCTGA